In the genome of Crassaminicella thermophila, the window TCTACCACTAATAGAGTGATAGTCAAAATGGGTTGTAATGACACCTGAAGAACTATCATTAGCAGGATATTGTATAGGTGTAAAATCAAAAACATCTTTATAATTCGGTACTACCATAACCCCTCCAGGATGTTGTCCAGTAGTTCTTTTTACTCCTGTACATCCACGTGCAAGTCTCTCAATTTCTCTATTATTTATTATCATTTGTTTTTCTTCAAAATATTTTTTCACAAATCCATATGCAGTTTTCTCTGCTATGGTTCCAATAGTACCTGCTCTATATACATAACCTTCTCCAAACAATACTTCTGTATATTTATGAGCGTTAGGTTGATATTCTCCTGCAAAATTTAGGTCTATATCTGGCTCTTTATCTCCTTCAAAACCAAGAAAAACTTCAAAAGGAATATCATGTCCATCTTTTGCATATTCTTCATTACATAAAGGACATTTTTTATCTGGTAAGTCTGCACCACTTCCAATTGAACCATCTGTAATAAATTCTGAATTCTTACAATTTGGACAAATATAGTGTGGTGGTAATGGATTTACTTCCGTAATATCACTCATAGTAGCAACAAAAGATGAACCAACAGAACCCCTTGACCCTACAAGATATCCATCCTCTAATGATTTTGTTACAAGCTTTTGAGAAATAATATACATTACAGCATAGCCATTACTAATAATAGAATTAAGTTCTCTATCTAATCTTTTTTGAACAATCTCAGGTAATGGATTTCCATATATTCTAGTTGCCTTTTCATAACACATATTCCTTAAATCATCATCTGCACCTTCAATTACTGGTGGATATGTTTCTTCTGGAATAGGTTTAATTTCTTCTATCATACAGGCAATTTTATTTGGATTGTTAACAACTACATCTATAGCATTATCTTTTCCTAAATATCCAAATTCTTCCAACATTTCATCTGTCGTCTTTAAATATAGAGGCGCTTGTTCATCTGCATCACTAAATCCTTGCCCAGCCATTAATATTCTTCTATAAACTTCATCTTGTGGATCTAAAAAATGTACGTCTCCAGTTGCTACTACAGGTTTATTGAATTTTTTTCCTAAATTAACAATCTGCTCATTAATTTCTCTTAATTCTTCAGCACTTTTTACTAATCCTTTATCTATTAAAAATTTATTATTGCTTACAGGTTGTATTTCTAAATAATCATAGTATTTTATAATGTTCTCAATATCTCTCTTTGATTTGTTATTAATTATACTTCTATACAATTCTCCAGCTTCGCACGCAGTACCTATAATTAACCCCTCTCTCATTTGTGAAAGTAATGATTTTGGAATTCTTGGCCTTTTGTAAAAATGTTCCAAATGAGAAACTGAAATGATTTTATATAAGTTTTTTAATCCTGTATAATTTTTAACTAATATAATTACATGATACGTGTCTAACTTTTTTATATCTACAGATTTTGAATATAAATCATTTAATTCATTCAATTTCTCAATGCCTTTTTCTTCTAGCATTGTTAAAAATTTTATAAAAATATTTGCTGTTGCCTCAGCATCATCAACAGCCCTATGATGATTTTTTAATTCTACGCCAAGTTCTTTAGCAATAATATTCAATCTATATTTTTTCAAATTTGGTAGCAAAATCTTTGATAAACGCAATGTATCTACAATTGGATTAGTAAAAGTCAGTCCTAATCGATTACAATTTTCTTTGATAAACGATGTATCAAAACCAGCATTATGGGCAACAACAGGAACATCTTCTATAAATTTTAAAAATTTCGGTAAAATTTCTTCAATATTGGGCTCATTTTTTACCATACTATCAGTAATACCAGTTAATTCAACAATCTTTGATGGTATAGGAATTTCAGGATTTACCAATGCAGTAAAACGGTCTATAATATCACCATTCTTTATTTTAACTGCTCCAATTTCTGTTATTTTATCATTTTTACTAGATAATCCAGTTGTTTCTATATCAAATACAACATAGCATTGATTAATACTTTTGTTATTATTCCCTATTACAATAGGTTCTCCATCATTTACCAAATAACCTTCTACACCATAAATCACTTTTATTCCATTTTTTTTTGCAGCATCCATAGCTTCAGGAAAAGCTTGAACTACACCATGATCAGTTATCGCAATAGCAGGGTGCCCCCATTGAGCTGCTCTCTTTATAATAGCTGCTGCAGAAGATACCCCATCCATAGAACTCATTTGTGTATGAGTGTGTAATTCTACTCTCTTATTTAAAGCACTATCTATTCTAAGTTTTATATCTTCTTTCATAATATCTTTTGCCATAATAACTAATTCTCTTGAAAATGAATCGTATCTAGCTTCTCCTCTTACCTTAATATATTTGCCCTTGTTTAAATTTTGACTTAATGTATCAAGTTGTTCTTTCTTTGCAAAAATTTTAACTGCAATAGATCCTTTATAATCCGTTACACTTAGCACAAACAGGTTTTTTCCATTTTTTAATTCCTTACATTCAACATCAAATATTTCACCCTTAATAGATACAACCCCTGACTCTTCATTAATATTTGGAATAGGTATTATAGGATCATTGAATTTTTTACCTATTATTATTTCTCCGTTTCTAGTATCCTGTATTGATTTTTTTGTTTGTATTTTATCAATATTATTTTTTGTATTTTGAAATATATCTTGAACAAGCGATTGTATCTCAATTTCTTTCTCTTTTAAGTACATGCCTTTATCATCACAATTTAATTCCTTTAAGCTCTCAATAACTACCCTTATATTTTGGTTAAACTCTGACTTAATCATTTTTTGTATAAATATATCAATTTTTTTTTCTTTTAAATTCTCTACTCCTATAGAACTTTCAACTCTAATCAATAAAGTTTCATTTTCTAATTCGTAGTTTACATTTTTAAGCCAACCTAATGATGCTGGCATTATTTTGCTTAAAGTATAAATAATATTTCCCCAATAAATAGAAATATTTTTTTCATTAAGCTTAATAGTATTATATGAAATTTCAAAATTTATTTCCTTTATAAAAGGAATATTTTTTTTCAGATCTTTTTTTAAATCATCCAAAATAATATTATTCACAATCTTGTTAGAAACTAACATGAAACTTAATTTTTTCTTTTCCTTATGATATTTTATTTTCTCAACAACTGGGTCTATAGCTAATGTAATATTTGGAGCAAAACTACTCATTATTTTGCTTAACAAACAATTCACATGTATCCCCCTTTCATTTGATATATATTATGCGTTCTGTTGTGTGAAAGAGGATTTACATTTTTAAAATTTCTTCCAGTAGTGCTTCTTCTATTCTATCTTCTTTTATTTTTTTTATGATTTTTCCTTTCTTAAACAATAGTGCAGATGATTTTCCTCCAGCAATTCCTATGTCTGCTTCTTTTGCTTCTCCAGGCCCATTTACTGCACAGCCCATAATAGCAACAGATAAAGGTTTATCTATACTCTCAAGTTTTCTTTCTATACTATTCGCTAAATGTATTAAATCAATTTGACATCTACCACAAGTTGGACAAGATATAATTTTTATACCTTTGTTTCTTATTCCTATAGATTTTAAAATTTCTTTACCTAACTTTACTTCTTCGACTGGATCTCCTGTTAGTGAAACTCTTAAAGTATCCCCTATCCCATCTAATAATAGTGAACCTATTCCTATACAGGATTTTATTGTCCCACCTCTTATAGTACCTGCTTCCGTTATACCAATATGAAGTGGATACTCTACCTTATTTGAAATTAATCTATAGGCTTCTATAGTTAATTTTATATCTGATGCTTTTAAAGAAATAATAATATCTTCAAAGTTTAAGTTTTCAAGAATAGCTACATGTTCTAATGCACTTTCAACCATAGCTTCAGGTGTAATACCTCCGTATTTATCAAAAATTTTTTTATCAATAGACCCTGCGTTTACACCTATCCTTATTGGAATGCCTCGTTCTTTTGCTTTTATGACAACTTTTCTTACTCGCTCAGGATCCCCTATATTTCCTGGATTTAATCTTAATTTATCAATTCCACTTTCTATAGACTGTAGTGCCAATCTATAATCAAAATGTATATCTGCTACAATAGGAATTGACGTTTTTAATTTAATTTCTCTAATTGCATCTGCAGCCTCTAAATCCAGCACTGCTACTCTTACAATTTCACAACCAGCTTCTTCTAAACGTTTAATCTGCTCAACAGTCCGCTTAATATCTCTTGTATCTGTATTTGTCATGGATTGAACTGTAATAGGAAAATTTCCTCCAATTTTTACATCTTTGCATGAAACTACTTTTGTTTTTTTTCTGCGTATTTTCATTTTTACACCAACCTTAAAATCCATAAAATCTTATAATATCTTTATATACCATAAACAACATCAAACCAACTAATAATATAAATCCTGTCAAGTGAATAAATCCTTCTTTTTCTGGATCAAGAGGTTTACCAATTAAACCTTCAATAACTAGAAAAAATAACCTCCCTCCATCTAATGCTGGAATAGGTAATAAATTAACCATTCCTAAGTTTATACTTATCAATGCAGCTAATGATAACACGCTATATATGTTTGTCTTAGCAGCTTCTCCAACTAAATAAATAATCCCTACTGGACCTACAACATCTTTAGTAGAAGCTTTTCCTCCAAAAAGCTTTTTAAAGAAATCTAACATACCATCCATCACATATATCATTCTATCAAAACTAGTTATAATAGATTTTGTGAAAGATTTCTTAAATTTAGGAGTAATACCAATAATAGCTTGCTTTGTTTCTTCTTTAATAACTGGCTTAATATAAACATTTTTTTCAGTTTCATCACTTATTAAAGTTATATGAAGCTTTTTATCTTTATTTGAATGAATAGTTTTCACAATTTCTTCCCAACTATTAATTTCCTCACCATTAATTGCAACAATTCTATCTCCCGGCTCAATTCCTGCCATTTGTGCAGGAAGATTTGGTGTAACTTCACTAATTATAGTAGTTGGAAATCCTATCATATAAAATATAATTGTAAACAAAAGAATTGCCAAAACAAAATTCATAAATGGCCCTGCTATAATCACTAGAATTCTAGCCCATAATGGTTTGTTATTAAAGCTTCTTTCGTCTTCTGAAGCCTCATCTTCACCTTCCATCTTAACATAACCACCCATAGGGAAAATCCTGATTGAATACTCTGTTTCTTTACCTTTTACTTTAAATATTCTAGGTCCCATTCCTATTGCAAATTCATGCACTTTAATCCCTACAAGTTTAGCAATACTAAAATGACCAAATTCATGAAATACTACTAAAAGACCAAAAATTAGTAAAGCAACCAATATTGTTCCCATATTTACACCGCCTTAAAGGAGAATATTTTTTACAAAATTTCTTGTCCATTTATCAATATCAATAATTTTATCTATATCAAGCTTATATTCCACATCATGCTTTTCTAGGATAAATTCAATTGTCTTTGGTATATCATAAAATCCTATTTTCCCCTGTATGAAAAGCTCAACAAGTTCTTCATTTGCTGCATTTAAAACCGTTGGTAAACTTCCACCTACTCTCAATGCCTCATATGCAAGTTTTAAACAAGGAAAAGTATTTAAATCTGGCTTTTCAAATGTTAATGATGAAATTTCTAATAAATCTAATTTTTTATAGTTATTTATAATCCTGTCAGGATATGTAAGTGCAAACTGGATAGGAATTCTCATATCTGGATAACCCATTTGAGCAATAATAGAACTATCTTTATACTCTAGCATTGAATGAATAATACTTTGAGGGTGTATAACAACCTCAATTTTGTTTATATCTAAATCAAACAACCATTTTGCCTCAATTACCTCAAGTCCTTTATTCATAAGCGTAGCTGAATCAATACTTATTTTTTTACCCATATTCCACTTAGGATGCTTTAATGCTTCTGTAGCTGTTACATTTTTTAATTGATCCTTATTAAATCCTCTAAAAGGTCCCCCTGAAGCTGTTAATATAATTCTTTCAATATCTTTCAAGGTATATCCCATCATACATTGAAATATTGCACTATGTTCACTGTCTACTGGAAGAATAGAAATACCATTTTTTTTAGCTTCTTTCATAACAATTTCTCCAGCAGTTACTAAAGTTTCTTTATTAGCTAGAGCAATATTTTTTTTGCATTGTATCGCCTTAATTGTAGGAATTAATCCTATCATTCCTACTACTGATGTAACAATTAAATCTGCATTTTCTAAAGTTGCTATTGTAACTAATCCATCTATTCCATGAAAAACGTTTGTTTTTGAATTCCCTATTCTTTTCTTAAGTTCTAAAGCCTTTTTTTCGTTCATAACTGCTACTGCTTCTGGTTTAAATTCTTTTATTTGCTGCTCAAGTAGATCAATATTATTATTCGCACTCAGTCCAACTACATTAAACTTTTCTTTATTATTGCGAACAACATCAAGTGTTTGCGTTCCTATTGAACCTGTAGATCCTAATATACTAATATTTTTCATAAGATCATCCTTTCAAAGGTATTTAAAAAATATCAAAGTACAAAAAGGCATAACTGCCTTTTTCAAAAAATATTAACTACTTTATAAATAAAACAATATAATAATATACTGCTGGTGCAGTAAAAAGTATACTATCAAATCTATCTAAAATGCCTCCATGCCCTGGCATTATTTTTCCAAAGTCTTTAATTCCAGTATATCTTTTAAAAATCGATGCTGTTAAATCTCCAAGTTGACCTAGAATACTTCCTAAAAAACCAATTAGTATACAATGATACAAAATTTCAGGTACAACATAATAAGCAAATATACTACTTATAATAACGCTACCTAATATACCTCCAATAGCACCTTCTACAGTTTTTTTAGGGCTAATCTTAGGACAAAGCTTTCTAGACCCCAAAAAATAACCAGTAAAATACGCAAAAGTATCTGTTGCCCATGCAACAATAAATATCATCCATATTAGTTGGCTATATTTATAATGATGTGCAATAAAAACAATATGATACATAAAAAATACTATGTAATATGTTCCCATAGCTGTAATACTTAATGATAAAATATCAAACTCTTTTTTAAATAAGTTACTTATTAAAATCAATAACATGTTAATAAAAAACCAAACCATAATCATTTCTATCGTAATAGATTTTAAATTGATAATAAACATAAAAATAATACTAAATACGCTAATGGACATTGATGGAAAAATATCCATGTTTTTAAAAGCATTATAAAATTCACTTATAGCTATTAATGCTAATATAGCTATAGATATATCAAGAATAATACCTTTTTTCATAACAACAAACAAAAACAATGGCACAGCAAGTACAGCAGATATAATTCTTATGCGCATCATTGTCACCGCCTTTATTTAATTCCCCCAAATCTTCTATCTCTGTTTTGATAATCAATAATTGCTTTTATCAAACATTTTCGATCGAAATCTGGCCAAAAAATATCAGAGAACCAAAATTCACTATAAGCAATTTGCCAAAGTAAGAAATTACTAATCCTCAATTCACCGCTTGGTCTAATTACTAGATCTGGGTCTGGTATTTCTTTAGTATATAAAAATTTCGAAAAAATATCTTCATTAATTTCATTAATATTTATTTTATCATTTTTTACTTCTTGACAAATGTTTTTAACTGCATTAATTATCTCATCTCTTGCACCATAATTTAATGCAATATTTACTACTAAACCATCATTATTTTTTGTCAATTCAATCGCAGAATAAATTTCTGCTTGCGCTGCTTGTGGAAGTCTACTAATATCTCCTATAGTTTTTATTTTTACATTATTTTTATGTAATTCACTAATTTCTTTTCTTAAATAGTAGATTAACAACTGCATTAAAGCTGATACTTCTTCTGTTGGCCTTTTCCAATTTTCTGTAGAAAAAGCATACAAAGTTAAAAATTGAATACCAAGTTCTGATGATACTTTAATAATTTCCCTTAAAGCCTCAACCCCAGCCTTATGTCCTGCCGTTCTTGGCAGTCCTCTCTTTTTTGCCCATCTGCCATTTCCATCCATAATAATTGCAATATGTTTAGGTAAATTATTTAAATCTAGCCCTCTTTCATCAACTGTATTATTTCCTTTAGAAAAAAAATTTTTCATAGATTTCATTTCATAATTCCTCCGCTTATTCTGACTAAAAGAAATATTTTTAAACCCCCTAATATATCGGGGGCTTAAAAATAGCTAACTATTAATTCAATATATTTATCAATATTTTCCTGCTTAATTACTCTACATTCACCTGCTTCTTCCAACATCTTAGGTGATTGAGTTTTTTTTATGGATATTTGAATCTCTGAAAGCTTACATAAATTAATCGCTTTTTCTAATGGAAATCCAACTACATCAGGTACTATTTTCAAATATTATACCTCCATCATTTCTTTTTCCTTTTTGCTGATTAATTCATCTATAATTTCAATAGATTTATTAGTCATATTTTGTACTTCATCTTCTGCTTTTTTTAAATCGTCCTCAGTTATTTCACCATTTTTTTGCATTTTTTTCAATTTATCGTTTGCGTTTCTTCTCTCATTTCTTATAGCTACTTTTGCTGTTTCTCCAGTCTTTTTTACAACTTTTATTAATTCTTTTCTTCTTTCTTCAGTTAATTGTGGTATTGCAAGTCTAATTATTTTACCATCATTTGATGGATTAATACCTAAATCTGATTGCGTTATAGCTTTTTCAATTGCTTGAATAGCTGTATTATCATAAGGTTGTATCGTTAATAATCTAGGCTCCGGTGCAGAGATATTTGCTATTTGTTTTAATGGCGTAGGTGTTCCATAATATTCTACCATAATTTTATCTAGTAATGCTGGATTTGCTCTTCCTGCTCGAATAGTACTAAGGTCTTCTTTAAAAACTCTTATAGTTTTTTGCATTTTTTCCTCTAATTCTTTATGTACTTGCA includes:
- a CDS encoding PolC-type DNA polymerase III, which produces MNCLLSKIMSSFAPNITLAIDPVVEKIKYHKEKKKLSFMLVSNKIVNNIILDDLKKDLKKNIPFIKEINFEISYNTIKLNEKNISIYWGNIIYTLSKIMPASLGWLKNVNYELENETLLIRVESSIGVENLKEKKIDIFIQKMIKSEFNQNIRVVIESLKELNCDDKGMYLKEKEIEIQSLVQDIFQNTKNNIDKIQTKKSIQDTRNGEIIIGKKFNDPIIPIPNINEESGVVSIKGEIFDVECKELKNGKNLFVLSVTDYKGSIAVKIFAKKEQLDTLSQNLNKGKYIKVRGEARYDSFSRELVIMAKDIMKEDIKLRIDSALNKRVELHTHTQMSSMDGVSSAAAIIKRAAQWGHPAIAITDHGVVQAFPEAMDAAKKNGIKVIYGVEGYLVNDGEPIVIGNNNKSINQCYVVFDIETTGLSSKNDKITEIGAVKIKNGDIIDRFTALVNPEIPIPSKIVELTGITDSMVKNEPNIEEILPKFLKFIEDVPVVAHNAGFDTSFIKENCNRLGLTFTNPIVDTLRLSKILLPNLKKYRLNIIAKELGVELKNHHRAVDDAEATANIFIKFLTMLEEKGIEKLNELNDLYSKSVDIKKLDTYHVIILVKNYTGLKNLYKIISVSHLEHFYKRPRIPKSLLSQMREGLIIGTACEAGELYRSIINNKSKRDIENIIKYYDYLEIQPVSNNKFLIDKGLVKSAEELREINEQIVNLGKKFNKPVVATGDVHFLDPQDEVYRRILMAGQGFSDADEQAPLYLKTTDEMLEEFGYLGKDNAIDVVVNNPNKIACMIEEIKPIPEETYPPVIEGADDDLRNMCYEKATRIYGNPLPEIVQKRLDRELNSIISNGYAVMYIISQKLVTKSLEDGYLVGSRGSVGSSFVATMSDITEVNPLPPHYICPNCKNSEFITDGSIGSGADLPDKKCPLCNEEYAKDGHDIPFEVFLGFEGDKEPDIDLNFAGEYQPNAHKYTEVLFGEGYVYRAGTIGTIAEKTAYGFVKKYFEEKQMIINNREIERLARGCTGVKRTTGQHPGGVMVVPNYKDVFDFTPIQYPANDSSSGVITTHFDYHSISGRILKLDILGHDVPTIIRMLQDITAVDPTKIPLDDPETVKIFTSLEPLNIIDDDFDCEVGSLGIPEFGTKFVRQMLVDTKPTTFAELVRISGLSHGTDVWLNNAQDLVRQNIAPLKDVISTRDDIMNYLIYKGLPPKASFKIMEKVRKGKGLTPEDEKMMKENNVPQWYIDSCNKIKYMFPKAHAVAYVMMSFRIAYFKVHYPLAFYATYFTTKASDFDAELVVKGKETVKNKIKELEELGNTLSQKEKDLLTVLEVVYEMYCRGFGFLPVDIYESDSDRFIISGNNLLPPLRALQGVGENAARSICQSRRDGEFISIEDIRERAKVTKTVIENLKNHGCLNGLPETNQLSLF
- the ispG gene encoding flavodoxin-dependent (E)-4-hydroxy-3-methylbut-2-enyl-diphosphate synthase, which codes for MKIRRKKTKVVSCKDVKIGGNFPITVQSMTNTDTRDIKRTVEQIKRLEEAGCEIVRVAVLDLEAADAIREIKLKTSIPIVADIHFDYRLALQSIESGIDKLRLNPGNIGDPERVRKVVIKAKERGIPIRIGVNAGSIDKKIFDKYGGITPEAMVESALEHVAILENLNFEDIIISLKASDIKLTIEAYRLISNKVEYPLHIGITEAGTIRGGTIKSCIGIGSLLLDGIGDTLRVSLTGDPVEEVKLGKEILKSIGIRNKGIKIISCPTCGRCQIDLIHLANSIERKLESIDKPLSVAIMGCAVNGPGEAKEADIGIAGGKSSALLFKKGKIIKKIKEDRIEEALLEEILKM
- the rseP gene encoding RIP metalloprotease RseP, which codes for MGTILVALLIFGLLVVFHEFGHFSIAKLVGIKVHEFAIGMGPRIFKVKGKETEYSIRIFPMGGYVKMEGEDEASEDERSFNNKPLWARILVIIAGPFMNFVLAILLFTIIFYMIGFPTTIISEVTPNLPAQMAGIEPGDRIVAINGEEINSWEEIVKTIHSNKDKKLHITLISDETEKNVYIKPVIKEETKQAIIGITPKFKKSFTKSIITSFDRMIYVMDGMLDFFKKLFGGKASTKDVVGPVGIIYLVGEAAKTNIYSVLSLAALISINLGMVNLLPIPALDGGRLFFLVIEGLIGKPLDPEKEGFIHLTGFILLVGLMLFMVYKDIIRFYGF
- a CDS encoding 1-deoxy-D-xylulose-5-phosphate reductoisomerase; this encodes MKNISILGSTGSIGTQTLDVVRNNKEKFNVVGLSANNNIDLLEQQIKEFKPEAVAVMNEKKALELKKRIGNSKTNVFHGIDGLVTIATLENADLIVTSVVGMIGLIPTIKAIQCKKNIALANKETLVTAGEIVMKEAKKNGISILPVDSEHSAIFQCMMGYTLKDIERIILTASGGPFRGFNKDQLKNVTATEALKHPKWNMGKKISIDSATLMNKGLEVIEAKWLFDLDINKIEVVIHPQSIIHSMLEYKDSSIIAQMGYPDMRIPIQFALTYPDRIINNYKKLDLLEISSLTFEKPDLNTFPCLKLAYEALRVGGSLPTVLNAANEELVELFIQGKIGFYDIPKTIEFILEKHDVEYKLDIDKIIDIDKWTRNFVKNILL
- a CDS encoding phosphatidate cytidylyltransferase, which translates into the protein MRIRIISAVLAVPLFLFVVMKKGIILDISIAILALIAISEFYNAFKNMDIFPSMSISVFSIIFMFIINLKSITIEMIMVWFFINMLLILISNLFKKEFDILSLSITAMGTYYIVFFMYHIVFIAHHYKYSQLIWMIFIVAWATDTFAYFTGYFLGSRKLCPKISPKKTVEGAIGGILGSVIISSIFAYYVVPEILYHCILIGFLGSILGQLGDLTASIFKRYTGIKDFGKIMPGHGGILDRFDSILFTAPAVYYYIVLFIK
- a CDS encoding isoprenyl transferase, encoding MKNFFSKGNNTVDERGLDLNNLPKHIAIIMDGNGRWAKKRGLPRTAGHKAGVEALREIIKVSSELGIQFLTLYAFSTENWKRPTEEVSALMQLLIYYLRKEISELHKNNVKIKTIGDISRLPQAAQAEIYSAIELTKNNDGLVVNIALNYGARDEIINAVKNICQEVKNDKININEINEDIFSKFLYTKEIPDPDLVIRPSGELRISNFLLWQIAYSEFWFSDIFWPDFDRKCLIKAIIDYQNRDRRFGGIK
- the frr gene encoding ribosome recycling factor; the encoded protein is MQVHKELEEKMQKTIRVFKEDLSTIRAGRANPALLDKIMVEYYGTPTPLKQIANISAPEPRLLTIQPYDNTAIQAIEKAITQSDLGINPSNDGKIIRLAIPQLTEERRKELIKVVKKTGETAKVAIRNERRNANDKLKKMQKNGEITEDDLKKAEDEVQNMTNKSIEIIDELISKKEKEMMEV